A window from Peromyscus eremicus chromosome 1, PerEre_H2_v1, whole genome shotgun sequence encodes these proteins:
- the LOC131902734 gene encoding LOW QUALITY PROTEIN: vomeronasal type-1 receptor 1-like (The sequence of the model RefSeq protein was modified relative to this genomic sequence to represent the inferred CDS: deleted 1 base in 1 codon) has product MLLNLFISGEKNMVPENLPMGILFFSPTAIGILGNWSVLLPYIMSVFTGKSLMPKDQILSHLILANSLVIISRVIPHIMVQLGLRYLLGDLLCKLTLYSNQVARAISLHCTCLLSCFQAITISPSNSRWMKLKHRVSKYMARSCSLSWLVHLLLNSKTAIDVIGPDTNKNFTKKVKLGYCSAFVASNLVTVLCLLLHCFIDGLYLGLMVWTSDFMMRILYRHKIQLQHIHSAQHSLRVSPEDRATKTILTLVCTFVLSYSMSFILVIYNVAFDNPSLWIINIFTFLDTFFPTFCPFILIRNNKSGTKNHFPCCRRR; this is encoded by the exons ATGCTGTTAAATTTGTTTATCTCAGGTGAAAAGAATATGGTTCCTGAGAACTTGCCAATGgggattcttttt ttttctccaaCAGCTATTGGGATTCTTGGCAACTGGTCAGTTCTTCTTCCATATATCATGTCTGTATTCACTGGAAAAAGTCTGATGCCCAAAGACCAGATTTTAAGTCATTTGATTCTAGCCAATtccttggtcattatctcaagaGTAATTCCTCACATAATGGTACAGCTGGGCTTGCGATATCTCCTGGGTGACCTTTTATGTAAACTCACTCTCTACAGTAATCAAGTGGCCCGGGCCATTTCCCTGCACTGCACCTGCCTCTTGAGTTGCTTCCAAGCAATCACAATCAGCCCCAGCAACTCCAGGTGGATGAAGCTTAAACACAGAGTCTCCAAGTACATGGCTCGGTCCTGCTCACTGAGCTGGCTTGTGCATCTGCTCCTAAACAGCAAAACAGCTATAGATGTGATTGGACCTGATACGAACAAAAACTTCACCAAGAAAGTCAAGTTGGGGTACTGCTCGGCGTTTGTTGCTAGCAATCTTGTAACTGTGCTATGTCTGTTATTGCATTGTTTCATTGATGGTCTGTATTTGGGTCTCATGGTTTGGACCAGTGACTTCATGATGCGCATCCTCTACAGGCACAAGATTCAGCTACAACATATTCACAGTGCCCAGCATTCTCTCAGAGTCTCCCCTGAAGACAGAGCCACAAAAACCATCTTGACCCTTGTCTGTACCTTTGTCCTCTCCTATTCAATGTCCTTCATATTAGTTATCTATAATGTGGCATTTGACAATCCAAGTCTGTGGATAATCAACATATTTACATTCCTAGACACATTTTTTCCCACATTTTGCCCCTTCATCCTCATCCGTAATAACAAATCTGGTACAAAGAATCATTTTCCCTGCTGTAGGAGAAGGTAA